From the Gammaproteobacteria bacterium genome, the window GAGCCCACTTCAAGGGACGCGACGTCTCTTACGGCATTTTTTACCCTGTGAATTATATTATCGCCGTGTTCGACTCGTATGAAATCGCGCAGCGCGCCGAGCAGACTCTGTGCACTGCGGGTTATGACGAAGTCGATGCTGTGCCATGCCATGCAAATATGTCATCGAAGACATCGAGAAAGGCATCAATGAGGCGAACTGGCTTGCCCGTTTCAAACAGAATTTCTCCAAGACGATCGGGAGCGAGGCGGGCTACTGGGAGGAGGATCTGCGGCTTGCCAGAGAGGGTGCCGGGTTTCTGGCGGTCTACACGCCTACCGACCCGGAAGCGCAAAGGGTGTTGCGAGTGCTGCAACCGCTCAATCCGAAACAGATGCGGCGCTATATGAAATTCGCGATCGAGCGACTGGTTTAGGTGGGCGCGGAGCGCTTACAGCGAGGTAGATTGTAATGGCGACGATGCAGGTCGATATCGTCAGCGCCGAGGGCGCGCGGGGAATTCACGAAGCACCGCTTCGCGCCCGTGCGCGACTAGCCAGGGATGGCTGGGCCGGGAGATAGCACCATGGATGGTTTACAGCGAGGTAGATTGTAATGGCGACGATGCAGGTCGATATCGTCAGCGCCGAGGAAGAAATCTTCTCCGGCGAGGCGGAAATGGTTATCGCGCCCTCCGAGTTGGGCGCCGTCGGCATCATGCCGGGGCATGCGCAGTTGCTTGCACGGCTCAAGCCGGGTGAGGTGCTGCTACGTACGGAAGGTCAGGACGATCAGTTTTTTTATGTATCCGGTGGCATCCTAGAGGTGCAGCCGCATGTGGTGACCGTGCTTTCCGACACTGCGCTGCGCGCCAAAGACATCGACGAGTCGCAGGCGCAGGAAGCCAAGAAGCGCGCTGAGGACGCGCTGGCCGACAAAAATTCGGATATCGATTACGCCACCGCGCAGGCCAGGCTGGCGGAGGCAGCCGCGCAGTTGCGAATGCTGGAACATCTGCGTA encodes:
- a CDS encoding F0F1 ATP synthase subunit epsilon; translation: MATMQVDIVSAEEEIFSGEAEMVIAPSELGAVGIMPGHAQLLARLKPGEVLLRTEGQDDQFFYVSGGILEVQPHVVTVLSDTALRAKDIDESQAQEAKKRAEDALADKNSDIDYATAQARLAEAAAQLRMLEHLRKRR